The bacterium genome segment CTGGCGGGCGTGGTGGTCCTCGGGATTCTGGCCCTGGTCGGGGGGGCGACGCAGCCCGCCGAGCTCTCGATGATTCTCTGGGCGGGGCTCTCCGCGGTCATCTTCGCCGGAAGCCGGGAGAGCGCCCTGGGGGTCTTCAAGGGCGCCCAGGACTTCCGCTCCCTTTTTGTCGTGAACCTGTCGGGCGACGTGCTGACCCTCGGACTGGGCTACGCCGCGGTGCTCACGGGCTACGGCCCCCTGGGGCTCATCGTCGCCACCGCCGCCGCCACGGCGCTCTCCTCCGTGATGAGCCTGGTGTGGGTCCGAAGGCGCTTCGGCGTCGTCCGGCCCGATCCGAGGCGCTGGTGGGGCCTCTTGAAGGCCGGCTTCCCCTTCGCCCTCGCCTCCGTCTTCATCATCGTGTACAAGCTGGTGGACATCACCATGCTCAAGTACATGCTCGGGTCGGACGAGGTGGTGGGGTGGTACGGGGCGTCGGTGAAGCTCGTAAACATCATGCTCTTCGCGCCCATGGCGCTTTCCGCGGCGCTCTTCCCCGCCCTGTCGGAGATGAAGCACGACGACGAGCGGCTGTCGCGCACGGCCTCGGTCACCATCCGGCTGCTGGTGGCCCTGGCGCTCCCCGCCTCCATATTCATATTCTTCCACGCCGAGGGGATTTCCGCCATCGCCCTCGGGCCGGGCTACGGCCCCGCGGCGGACTCCCTGAGAATCCTGGGCCTCTCGCTCCCCCTGGTCTTCGCCAGCTACCCCCTAGCGGTCCTGCTGAAGTCCACGGGCCGGGAGAAGCTCTTCGCCGCGGGGGCCCTCATCTGCGGCCTGGTGAACATAGTGGCCAACCTGTACGCCATCCCCCGCTGGGAGCACGTCGGCGCGGCCTGGACCACCGTTATCTCCGAGACGCTGGTCCTCGTGCTCTTCGTCATCTTCGCCCGGCGCTACGTGGACCTCTCCCAACTGGGCCGGCCCCTCCTGGGCACCCTGGCCGCCGGGGCGGTGTACGGGGTGGCCTGCGCCTTCTTGTCTCTCTGGTGGTCCCTGGCCGTTCTGCCGATTTACATCCTGCTCCTCTTCGTCACCGGGGCGGTGAAGGGGGAGGATATTCGGCGGCTCCGGGAGGTCCTGCGGCGCGAGCGGGTCTGAATCGGGGGCGTTCGCCAAGGCGACGGCGGGGATGGTAAAATCGGACCGGCATCCGTCGCGGACCGCCGGGAAAAGAAACCCCTCGGGAGGGGGTGGAATGCTCGTAGCCACCATCGTCGGTGCCCGGCCCCAGTTCATCAAGGCCGCCGTGGTCAGCCGCGCCCTCGCCGCCCGCGGGGTCGAGGAGCTCCTGATACACACCGGCCAGCACTACGACATCCGCCTCTCCGACGTCTTCTTCTCCGAGCTGGGGCTGCCGGAACCGTACTACAACCTGGGCATCGGCAGCGCCACGCACGGGCGCCAGACGGGCCAGATGCTGGTGGCGATCGAGGACGTGCTGTTGCGGCACTCGCCGGACATGGCGCTGGTCTATGGCGACACGAACTCGACGCTGGCCGGGGCGCTGGCCGCGGCCAAGCTCCGCATCCCCCTGGCCCACGTGGAGGCCGGGATGCGCTCCGGCGACCGCT includes the following:
- a CDS encoding flippase, giving the protein MAEGRLIRRVGVNTGFVLGSEVVRKLLAFALQLVAVRVFGDAGYGRYTFAIGFVTLWALGNDLGLAELTVRDVARDRARAGAYLADVLSMKLLAGVVVLGILALVGGATQPAELSMILWAGLSAVIFAGSRESALGVFKGAQDFRSLFVVNLSGDVLTLGLGYAAVLTGYGPLGLIVATAAATALSSVMSLVWVRRRFGVVRPDPRRWWGLLKAGFPFALASVFIIVYKLVDITMLKYMLGSDEVVGWYGASVKLVNIMLFAPMALSAALFPALSEMKHDDERLSRTASVTIRLLVALALPASIFIFFHAEGISAIALGPGYGPAADSLRILGLSLPLVFASYPLAVLLKSTGREKLFAAGALICGLVNIVANLYAIPRWEHVGAAWTTVISETLVLVLFVIFARRYVDLSQLGRPLLGTLAAGAVYGVACAFLSLWWSLAVLPIYILLLFVTGAVKGEDIRRLREVLRRERV